The Thalassotalea agarivorans region AACAATTTAAAAAGCAACAATCCCTTGCCGCTATTAATGCAACAGAGCAAGCCGCCTTAATGGTTGCGCTTAATCTAGCCAACGAATTACATGAAGTAAAACAACAGTTGGTAGCAGAACAAAAAACCAATCAAAATAAAATAGCGCTGTTACAAGCAACAATAGAAAACGCGCTAAATCAAAAGACAGGCAGTTAAGGAGACATCATGGATGATGACAAGAAAGACGAAAGGGTAAAAAGATTATTATTAGTGGTGTTTGCAGTTCTACTGACAACCTACTTCTTCATTGGCGAAGGCGGGTTATTCTCCGCTGACAAAAGCTCTGATAGCCTTCCTGCTACACCTACAACGCCTGTTGAAACTGAAACGATCAGCGCTGACGATGCAAACCCTACTCAAAAAAAAACACTTTAGCTTCTAACCTATCTATTAATCAGGACTCTCCTGATACTGCTAAGCGAAACTTTGCACAAGAATGTCAAACTAACCTTGAAGCGCTTAAACAGCAAGTTGCGATCAATGATGATGAAGTTCCATTAGAAAGCTATTGGGCAAACTCTACAGATGACAAAGTGATGCTTGCGCATGCATTGCATGTTTTCGAAGACGAACTGCTAATCGTTAAT contains the following coding sequences:
- a CDS encoding cell division protein ZapA, with translation MDNRSVEIQLANRKMKVACPLGQESALLNAAELVNEQFKKQQSLAAINATEQAALMVALNLANELHEVKQQLVAEQKTNQNKIALLQATIENALNQKTGS